A window from Citrus sinensis cultivar Valencia sweet orange chromosome 3, DVS_A1.0, whole genome shotgun sequence encodes these proteins:
- the LOC102615500 gene encoding UDP-glucose 6-dehydrogenase 1-like gives MVKICCIGAGYVGGPTMAVIALKCPKIEVAVVDISVSRIAAWNGDQLPIYEPGLEDVVKQCRRRNLFFSTDIEKHVAEADIVFVSVNTPTKTQGLGAGKAADLTYWESAARMIADVSKSNKIVVEKSTVPVKTAEAIEKILTHNSREIKYQILSNPEFLAEGTAIQDLFNPDRVLIGGRETPEGQKAIQALKDVYAHWVPEDRIITTNLWSAELSKLAANAFLAQRISSVNAMSALCEATGADVTQVSHAIGKDTRIGPRFLNSSVGFGGSCFQKDILNLVYICECNGLTEVANYWKQVIKVNDYQKNRFVNRIVSSMFNTVSGKKIAILGFAFKKDTGDTRETPAIDVCKGLLGDKAKLSIYDPQVTEDQIQRDLSMKKFDWDHPIHLQPMSPPASKQVNVVWDAYQAAKDAHGVCILTEWDEFKTLDYQKIFDNMRKPAYIFDGRNILDVAKLREIGFIVYSIGKPLDPWHKDTLAVA, from the coding sequence CGGCGACCAGCTTCCGATTTACGAGCCTGGTCTCGAAGACGTGGTGAAGCAGTGCAGACGCAGGAACCTCTTCTTCAGCACTGATATTGAGAAGCATGTAGCCGAGGCGGacattgtgtttgtttctgTTAACACTCCAACAAAAACTCAAGGACTCGGAGCTGGGAAAGCTGCAGACCTTACATACTGGGAGAGCGCAGCCAGGATGATTGCCGACGTATCCAAATCCAACAAGATTGTTGTTGAGAAATCTACAGTGCCGGTGAAAACAGCTGAGGCAATTGAGAAGATCCTGACTCACAATAGCAGGGAAATCAAATATCAGATTCTATCAAACCCGGAGTTTCTTGCTGAGGGTACTGCAATTCAGGACCTTTTCAATCCTGACAGGGTTCTTATTGGAGGCAGGGAAACCCCCGAAGGCCAAAAGGCGATTCAAGCACTGAAAGATGTTTATGCACATTGGGTTCCCGAGGACAGGATCATCACAACCAACCTTTGGTCAGCCGAGCTCTCCAAGCTGGCTGCTAATGCCTTCTTGGCTCAGAGGATTTCTTCTGTCAACGCCATGTCTGCTCTTTGTGAGGCTACCGGTGCAGATGTCACTCAGGTTTCTCATGCAATCGGCAAGGACACAAGAATTGGCCCCAGGTTTCTGAATTCCAGTGTTGGTTTTGGTGGTTCTTGCTTTCAAAAGGATATACTCAACCTGGTGTACATTTGTGAGTGCAATGGCCTCACTGAAGTCGCAAACTACTGGAAACAAGTCATTAAAGTGAACGACTACCAGAAGAATCGTTTCGTTAACAGGATTGTTTCTTCGATGTTCAACACAGTTTCAGGCAAGAAGATTGCGATTCTGGGGTTTGCCTTCAAGAAGGATACGGGTGACACCAGGGAAACTCCGGCGATAGACGTGTGCAAAGGGTTGTTGGGAGACAAGGCAAAGCTGAGCATATACGATCCACAGGTCACTGAAGATCAAATCCAAAGGGATCTTTCGATGAAAAAGTTTGATTGGGATCATCCAATTCACCTGCAGCCGATGAGCCCCCCTGCTTCGAAGCAAGTGAACGTGGTTTGGGATGCATATCAGGCAGCTAAGGATGCCCATGGTGTCTGCATTCTTACTGAATGGGATGAGTTCAAGACACTCGATTACCAGAAGATTTTCGATAACATGCGGAAGCCTGCATATATATTTGATGGGCGAAACATTTTGGATGTTGCAAAGCTGAGGGAGATTGGATTTATTGTTTACTCAATTGGGAAGCCATTGGATCCTTGGCACAAAGATACTCTCGCCGTGGCATAA
- the LOC102615226 gene encoding pre-mRNA-splicing factor ATP-dependent RNA helicase DEAH1-like, translating to MGSDHNLKTWVSDKLMSLVGFSQPTVVQYVIGLSKQAVSAADVQTKLEEFGCSSSTETRTFAQELFARVPRKAAGLNLYQKQEREAALLVKKQKTYTILDADDDADDNGGTAIVDDRPSVASESRKSTKEKKRFRKKTGVEDDDDDEGIAHVEQERRQVKRRTSKDIDDGSDSEEERLRDQREKEQLEQHLRERDAAATRKLTEPKLTRMEEEEAIRRSNALEKDDIEYLRKISRQEYLKKREQKKLEEIRDDILDEQYLFEGVKLTDAEEREMRYKKKIYELVKKRSEEDETQSEYRIPDAYDEEGHVNQEKRFAVSLQRYNLDSAGDKMNPFAEQEAWEEHQMGKASLKYGSKNKNQSNDYEYVFEDKIDFIRDSVIDGENLDELHSELPDKSKEKSALEMLQEERKTLPIYPYRDELLQAVNEYQVLVIVGETGSGKTTQIPQYLHEAGYTKQGKIGCTQPRRVAAMSVAARVSQEMGVKLGHEVGYSIRFEDCTSEKTILKYMTDGMLLREILSEPNLESYSVLMVDEAHERTLSTDILFGLLKDLIKFRSDLKLLISSATLDAEKFSDYFGSAPIFKIPGRRYPVEIHYTKAPEADYIDAAIVTVLQIHVTQSPGDILVFLTGQEEIETADEILKHRTRGLGSKIAELIICPIYANLPTELQAKIFEPTPEGARKVVLATNIAETSLTIDGIKYVIDPGFSKVKSYNPRTGMESLLVHPISKASAMQRAGRSGRTGPGKCFRLYTLHNYHKDMDDNTVPEIQRTNLANVVLILKSLGIDDLVNFDFIDPPPEEALLKALELLFALSALNKLGELTKVGRRMAEFPLDPMLSKMIVASDKYKCSDEIITIAAMLSVGNSIFYRPKDKQVHADNARMNFHLGNVGDHIALLRVYNSWRECNYSTQWCYENYIQVRSMKRARDIRDQLEGLLERVEIEVTSNLNDLDAIKKAITSGFFPHSAKLQKNGSYWTVKHPQRVHIHPSSGLAQVLPRWVVYHELVLTTKEYMRQVTELKPEWLVEIAPHYYQLKDVEDPISKKMPRGEGRAKE from the exons ATGGGGAGTGATCATAATTTGAAGACGTGGGTATCCGATAAGTTGATGTCACTGGTTGGATTTTCTCAGCCCACTGTTGTCCAGTATGTTATTGGACTATCCAAGCAAGCGGTGTCCGCAGCTGATGTGCAAACCAAGCTGGAGGAGTTTGGATGTTCTTCATCAACTGAAACACGTACATTCGCTCAAGAACTTTTTGCTAGAGTTCCCCGTAAAGCTGCTGGTTTGAAT CTTTATCAGAAACAGGAAAGGGAAGCTGCTCTATTGGTGAAGAAGCAGAAGACTTATACTATTTTGGATGCTGATGATGATGCTGATGATAATGGTGGAACTGCCATTGTTGATGACAGACCTTCTGTTGCATCTGAGTCCAGAAAATCtactaaagaaaagaaacggTTTAGAAAGAAGACAGGAGTTGaagacgatgatgatgatgag GGCATTGCACATGTGGAACAAGAGAGACGACAGGTTAAGAGACGAACTTCCAAGGACATTGATGATGGTTCAGAT TCAGAGGAAGAAAGATTGCGGGATCAGAGAGAAAAGGAGCAATTAGAACAACATTTAAGAGAACGTGATGCTGCAGCGACAAGGAAG TTAACAGAGCCCAAATTAACGCGAATGGAGGAAg AAGAGGCAATACGGAGATCAAATGCTCTGGAAAAGGATGATATAGAATATCTAAG AAAAATTTCAAGACAAGAATACCTGAAAAAAAGGGAGCAAAAGAAACTGGAGGAAATCAG GGATGATATACTGGACGAGCAGTATTTATTTGAAGGTGTGAAGCTTACTGATGCTGAAGAGCGTGAAATGag atacaaaaagaaaatatatgaaCTTGTTAAGAAGCGGTCAGAGGAGGATGAAACACAGAGTGAG TATAGGATTCCAGATGCCTATGATGAAGAAGGGCATGTTAATCAGGAAAAGAGATTCGCTGTGAGCTTGCAGCGCTATAA TCTTGATAGTGCTGGGGACAAAATGAACCCATTTGCAGAGCAAGAAGCTTGGGAGGAGCATCAAATGG GAAAGGCATCATTGAAATATggttccaaaaataaaaatcaatctaATGATTACGA ATATGTGTTTGAGGACAAGATTGACTTTATTAGGGATTCTGTGATTGATGGCGAAAAT CTTGATGAGTTGCACAGTGAGTTACCTGACAAGTCTAAGGAAAAATCAGCCTTGGAGATGCTTCAG GAAGAGAGGAAAACTTTACCCATCTATCCATATCGGGATGAGCTGCTCCAAGCTGTTAATGAATATCAG GTCCTTGTTATAGTCGGAGAAACAGGTTCAGGGAAGACTACACAGATACCCCAATATCTTCATGAAGCTGGTTACACCAAGCAAGGAAAG ATTGGATGTACTCAGCCACGGCGGGTTGCTGCTATGAGCGTTGCTGCTCGAGTTTCTCAGGAAATGGGTGTCAAGCTTGGGCATGAG GTTGGTTATTCCATTCGTTTTGAAGATTGCACATCAGAGAAGactattttgaaatatatgaCAGATGGTATGTTATTACGCGAGATACTGAGTGAGCCAAATCTAGAAAGCTACAG CGTGTTGATGGTAGACGAGGCACATGAAAGAACTTTGTCAACTGACATTTTGTTTGGACTACTAAAG gatttaatcaagtTTCGATCAGATCTTAAGTTGCTCATCTCAAGTGCAACGCTTGATGCAGAGAAGTTCAGCGATTATTTTGGTTCAGCaccaattttcaaaattcctGGGAGGAGATACCCAGTTGAAATTCATTATACAAAAGCACCTGAAGCTGATTATATAGATGCAGCTATTGTCACTGTGCTTCAAATCCATGTAACCCAGTCTCCTGGAGATATTTTGGTCTTTCTCACTGGCCAGGAGGAAATTGAAACAGCGGACGAAATATTGAAGCATAGGACAAGGGGCTTGGGTTCAAAAATTGCTGAATTGATTATCTGCCCTATCTATGCAAACCTACCAACTGAGCTTCAAGCAAAAATATTTGAACCTACTCCTGAAGGGGCTCGGAAAGTTGTTCTTGCGACAAATATTGCTGAAACTTCATTGACTATAGATGGGATTAAGTATGTTATTGATCCAGGATTTTCTAAGGTGAAATCATATAATCCAAGGACTGGAATGGAGTCTTTGTTGGTACACCCAATCTCCAAAGCTTCAGCCATGCAACGTGCAGGTCGGTCTGGAAGAACAGGTCCGGGTAAATGCTTTCGGTTGTATACTCTGCACAATTATCACAAGGATATGGATGATAATACTGTGCCGGAAATACAAAGGACCAACCTAGCAAATGTTGTCCTTATTCTCAAGAGTCTTGGGATTGATGACTTagtaaattttgatttcataGATCCTCCACCAGAGGAGGCATTACTTAAAGCCCTTGAACTGCTTTTTGCACTTAGTGCATTGAATAAATTGGGTGAGCTAACAAAAGTTGGCAGGAGGATGGCTGAGTTCCCTCTTGATCCTATGCTATCTAAAATGATAGTTGCCTCCGATAAATACAAGTGTTCAGATGAGATCATCACCATTGCTGCAATGCTTTCTGTTGGAAATTCAATCTTCTATCGTCCAAAGGACAAGCAAGTACATGCAGACAATGCAAGAATGAACTTCCACCTGGGAAATGTTGGGGATCATATTGCTTTGCTCAGG GTGTACAATTCTTGGAGGGAATGTAATTACTCAACACAGTGGTgctatgaaaattatattcag GTTAGGAGTATGAAGCGTGCTAGAGATATACGGGATCAGCTGGAGGGGCTTCTTGAGAGGGTGGAGATTGAAGTTACTTCCAATCTTAATGATTTAGATGCTATAAAAAAGGCCATTACATCTG GCTTTTTCCCTCATTCTGCAAAGCTTCAGAAAAATGGATCTTACTGGACGGTGAAACATCCACAGAGAGTTCATATACATCCCAGTTCAGGGTTGGCGCAG GTGCTCCCAAGATGGGTAGTTTACCATGAATTGGTTCTGACAACGAAGGAATATATGCGGCAG GTAACTGAACTAAAACCGGAGTGGTTGGTTGAAATTGCTCCCCACTATTATCAGCTCAAGGATGTTGAAGATC CAATATCCAAGAAAATGCCACGAGGAGAAGGACGTGCAAAGGAGTAA